One window of Papaver somniferum cultivar HN1 chromosome 9, ASM357369v1, whole genome shotgun sequence genomic DNA carries:
- the LOC113309515 gene encoding uncharacterized protein LOC113309515 — MCLKWLQWDSITCYGRGPIIFHRRSRDCSYDVLVFTGRVIDRGKLFQSSRSSPYASISSKLCVNILTSCVVIPHGLIAVHKNDWEWVYEPFLRLGYLSKFSFANLMVISSAREDGNGDTRKQSDRMQHQRHVLWTNQLNFQMPGLGMYGNAEYFFNPLLVEYLLGFFNLQHRVLYCHIFFLSGNCVAWVFQFMRTYYTSDRKIYFPVLKVLNSEGAILWDVSILQVIKEIEYVIAQRMLDQGMARDISFLTQMGLVREGIVTPITNSSQNLLDITSMRVGWLFYMCARSEKYLCDSLVLARTLFDRGKLFESISR; from the coding sequence ATGTGTCTGAAATGGTTACAATGGGATAGTATCACCTGTTACGGTCGTGGTCCTATAATATTTCATCGCAGAAGTAGAGATTGTTCCTATGATGTCCTGGTTTTTACTGGAAGAGTAATTGATAGAGGAAAATTGTTCCAATCGAGTAGGAGTTCTCCTTATGCAAGCATTAGCTCTAAACTCTGTGTTAATATTCTTACTTCTTGTGTGGTAATTCCACATGGATTGATTGCAGTGCATAAAAATGATTGGGAATGGGTGTATGAGCCTTTTCTTAGACTTGGGTACCTGTCCAAATTTTCCTTTGCAAATTTAATGGTGATTTCAAGTGCTAGAGAAGATGGTAATGGTGATACTAGAAAGCAGTCTGACAGAATGCAGCATCAACGTCACGTTCTCTGGACCAATCAATTGAATTTTCAAATGCCAGGGCTAGGTATGTATGGCAATGCAGAATATTTTTTTAATCCTTTGCTGGTAGAGTATCTTCTTGGGTTCTTCAATCTACAACATAGGGTTCTATATTGTCATATATTTTTTCTTAGTGGGAATTGTGTTGCTTGGGTTTTCCAGTTTATGAGAACCTATTATACATCAGACAGAAAAATATATTTTCCAGTGCTCAAGGTTTTGAATTCAGAAGGTGCTATTCTCTGGGATGTTTCGATACTTCAAGTGATAAAGGAAATTGAGTATGTTATTGCACAGAGAATGCTTGATCAAGGGATGGCTAGAGACATCAGTTTTCTGACTCAAATGGGACTAGTTCGGGAAGGTattgttacaccaattacaaattcAAGTCAGAATCTGCTGGACATCACGAGCATGAGAGTTGGTTGGTTATTTTACATGTGTGCGAGAAGTGAAAAATATCTATGCGATAGCCTGGTTCTTGCTAGAACGCTATTTGATCGAGGGAAATTATTTGAATCTATCAGTAGGTAA